The sequence AAGTTCATTTTCAAAACCAGTTGCAATTACAGTTATTCTAATTTCATCATTTAAATTTTCATCAATTACAGCACCAAATATTATATTAGCATCTGGATCTGCTGCTTCTTGCACAATTTCTGCAGCTTCATTAATTTCTAACAATCCTAAATCTGCTCCACCTGTAACATTTAATAACACACCTGTAGCTCCTACAATTGATGTTTCAAGTAAAGGTGATGATATTGCTTCTCTAGCAGCATCTTGAGCTCTTGTATCTCCTTTACCATATCCAACACCCATATGAGCTAATCCCTTATCTAGCATTACAGCCTTAACGTCAGCAAAGTCTAAGTTAACAAGACCTGGTATAGTAATTAAATCAGATATACCTTGCACACCTTGTCTTAGCACATCATCTGCTAACTTAAATGAATCAAGAAGAGTAGTCTTTTTGTCTACCATTGATAATAATCTTTCATTTGGTATTGTTACTAAAGTATCAACTCTTTGCTTTAAGTTCTCTATCCCCATTTCTGCATGTTTCATTCTTCTTCTTCCTTCAAATGGGAAAGGTTTAGTAACAACTCCTACTGTTAATATTCCTAAAGACTTTGCAATTTCTGCAACTACTGGAGCAGCACCAGTACCAGTACCGCCTCCCATACCTGCAGTTATAAATACCATATCTGCACCTTTAATAGTTTCAGCAATTTCATCCTTACTTTCTTCTGCAGCTTTTTGTCCAACTTCTGGATTAGCACCTGCTCCTAAGCCCTTAGTCAATTTATCTCCAATTTGTATTTTTTGAGTTGCATGAGATAACATCAACGCTTGTTTATCAGTATTTATAGCAATAAATTCAACATTCTTTAATCCTTCTACTATCATTCTGTTTACAGCGTTATTACCACCGCCGCCACAACCAACAACTTTTATATTAGCAAATTCTTGCATGTCCACATCAAAATCCAACAAAATAATTCCTCCCTTAGAAAATATCATCTAGTATTTTTTTTAAATTATTTATAAAGCCTACTTTTTTTTCATTAGTCTTTGTATTTTCTGTTTTATGTTGTACAGTAATCTTATCCTTGGCACGATATTCTAACTTAAACCTATCACAGGCACTTTTAGCTATACATACGGAATTAATAACTGAAGCACTTTGCAAATTTAATTGTTCTTTGCTAACAATTACCACCTTTTTCTTTAATATATCCTCAAGCAATATGTGAATTCCTTCAAAATTTATAATTCCTTCTCCAAAAACATATACAACTTGAAGATTATTATAATAACCACTGTTTTTAATTTTTTCTGCAATTATCATTGCTAGTTCTTCCAATCTAGCTCTTATAACTTCATAAAACAATTTTATATCAATTTCTAAAATATCATCCTTAACAGTTCCTATCTTATAACTTCTGTAATATTTTTCATATGCAGAACTATGTAAAA comes from Clostridium sp. TW13 and encodes:
- the ftsZ gene encoding cell division protein FtsZ, translating into MLDFDVDMQEFANIKVVGCGGGGNNAVNRMIVEGLKNVEFIAINTDKQALMLSHATQKIQIGDKLTKGLGAGANPEVGQKAAEESKDEIAETIKGADMVFITAGMGGGTGTGAAPVVAEIAKSLGILTVGVVTKPFPFEGRRRMKHAEMGIENLKQRVDTLVTIPNERLLSMVDKKTTLLDSFKLADDVLRQGVQGISDLITIPGLVNLDFADVKAVMLDKGLAHMGVGYGKGDTRAQDAAREAISSPLLETSIVGATGVLLNVTGGADLGLLEINEAAEIVQEAADPDANIIFGAVIDENLNDEIRITVIATGFENELSARAIQNSKDTVTSNNPQPSVEEVASTTTSKFDSDELDIPAFLRRQKR